Sequence from the Exiguobacterium aurantiacum genome:
AACATGACGGAACAAGAGCTCGCGCGTGATTCCGTGTCGGTGCTGTTCAAGAATCAAGGTGTCTATAACGGATTGATCGGCGTCGGCTTGCTGTACGGGCTGTTCGTCAGCCAGTCAATCGAGATCGTCACGATGCTCCTCATCTATATCGTGCTCGTCGCGTTGTACGGCAGTATCACGAGCAATAAAAAAATCATCCTCACGCAAGGCGGATTGGCGATTTTGACGCTATTGTCCATGTTGTGGTGAGCTGAAAGCGGTCGACTTCGTGTCGGCCGTTTTTTTGTAGGCGGCGTGCGCTATACTGAAAAGTGAGGTGATGTTCGATGACATACACATGCCCTTGTTGCGGCTATCAAACACTTAACGAAGAACCACCCGGCACGTATGACATTTGCGGCATCTGTTTCTGGGAAGACGACGGCGTTCAGTTCAGCGATCCAGATTATGAGGGTGGTGCCAATACAGTGTCGCTCCGGCAAGCGCAACAGAACTACATTCATTTTGGCGCATGCGATCGAGGCTCGCTCAAATTTGTTCGGACTCCGAACTAGCACGACATCAAAGACCCAAAGTGGCGGCCGTTAACAAAAAAATAAACATACAAAAACCGCTTCTACGCATTTGTAGAAACGGTTGTTTGATTATATACCGAGAATCGCGAACGAGACTCCGACGACTCCGATGAGCGCCATCGCGTAAACGGGTACGCGCGGCATCTCACCGTTGTTATCGAGCGCCTTCCCGAACATGTAGAACACGAGCGGGTGAACGAGGAACGGCATCGAGAAGATGAGCGGGATGAGAAGCGACGCTTCTGTCCCGAACATGCCGCCCTGCACGGCTGCGAAGAGGCCGAAGTGCGAGATGGCTGACGATTGAGCCATCGTCGTATAGTCGAACGCGATCGTGCTGAACGTGAGAAGGACGAGTCCACCGAAAACTGCCATCATCTGCCAGCCGAACGAGAACTGCATGAGCGCCTTCACTTCTTTGAAGTCTTCTCCGTTGGCACCGCGCAAGTTTTTAAGCGCGAGCGCCGTGAGCACGAGACCGACCAAGACGATGATTGCCGTCGGCCAGATCCAGAGCGCCCCGTTGTCGGCACTGACTGCCAAAATCGAGAACACGAAGATGTGACCGAAGAACGGGATGTTAATCATGATCGGGGCCCGTTTCGCGGCCACTTGACCGAAGTCACCGGCCGTACATGCGCCTGTGAGACCACTGTGCGAGAGCGAGCCGGCCATACCTGGTGCGAGGTTGCGGATATGTCCTGTGCGGGCGAACCACATAAGGAGCGCAATCCCACCGAACATCCAGAACAATTGACCGAAGAAACCGTACACGAGAATCGAGTTCATGCCTTCGATGGCGAACGCATCACCGATTCGCGAGCCACCGACCATGAAGTTGGCGGCCAAGACGACCGGGATCCCGGCGAACAGAAGCGCACGGACGGTCGGTCCATACGTCCAGTTGTGGAAGATGGCACCGAGTGCTGACGAAAGCAACATGGCGAAGAAGATCTGCGGAAGTGCGATAATCGGTTGAACCGCCACGGCGATGCCGTACGACACGAACAAGATGACGAGCATTAAGACTGTCTCGATGACGCCTTTACGCATGTATACCTTCTTATCGTCGATTTGTGCCTTGTGGTCGATCAAAAGGAACGACGCCGCGAGACCGATCAACGCGAGGATCGGGTAGTAGAGCATGATGCCCTCTGCCGCGCCCGGTTGAATCATCATGCGAAAGAACCCTTCGAGACCGACGAGCAAGAAGAATGAACGGAGGATGAAGATGAACTGTGTCCGTCCTGTCCCGAGGAACATCTCTTCTTTCGATGGCACGACGATGTCTTTCACGTCGAGCTCTTGCTTGCTTAAAATCTTGCGAAG
This genomic interval carries:
- a CDS encoding DUF1304 domain-containing protein; protein product: MSGLTLVLGTLVALEFFYILYLETFATRSKTTARVFNMTEQELARDSVSVLFKNQGVYNGLIGVGLLYGLFVSQSIEIVTMLLIYIVLVALYGSITSNKKIILTQGGLAILTLLSMLW
- a CDS encoding CPCC family cysteine-rich protein, with product MTYTCPCCGYQTLNEEPPGTYDICGICFWEDDGVQFSDPDYEGGANTVSLRQAQQNYIHFGACDRGSLKFVRTPN